Below is a genomic region from Isosphaeraceae bacterium EP7.
TCCCCGTCGACGACCCCCTCCTGGCCGACGTCTTCGAGGCCTTCCGGGGGAAGTCGGCCCTAATCTTCGCGAATCGCAAGGATCGCATCGAATACTACGCGGACCTCGCCGGCCGAACGGCCGAGCGTCGCGGCCTGCCGAACCCCTTCCGCGTCCACCACGGGTCGCTGTCCAAGGGGGAGCGGGAGGAGACCGAGGATGCCCTCCGCGCGGGCAAGTCCGTCGCCACCTTCTGCTCCAGCACGCTCGAGATGGGCATCGACGTCGGCAGCGTCAAATCGGTCGGACAGATCGGGCCCCCCTGGTCGGTCGGCTCGCTGTCCCAGCGGCTCGGGCGCAGCGGCCGCGGGGACGGCGAATCGTCGGAGATCCGGATCTACGTCGAGGACGACTTCCCGGGCCCGGATGCGTCGCTCCTGGACCGCATCTTCCCCGACCTCCTCCAATCGATCGCGATGACGGAGCTCATGCTCGCCGGGTGGTGCGAGCCGCCCGAGGTGGATCGCCTCCACCTGTCCACCCTCGTGCAGCAGATCATGAGCACGATCGCCGAGTCGGGGGGCGGCAGGGCCGATAGCCTCCATGCCTCGCTCATCGCGAGCGGCGCCTTCCCGGCCGTGGACGGGCCGACGTTCGTCCGGGTCCTGAGGAGCATGGGGAAGGCCGACCTAATCGAGCAGACGCCCGAGGGGCTCCTGATCCTGGGCATCGCCGGCGAGCGGATCGTCCGCAGCCGCGACTTCTACATGGCCTTCACCGTCCCCGAGGATTACCGGGTCATCGACCGGGGGCGGCACGTCGGCAACATCAGCCCGATCATGGACCCGCGGATCGACGGTTACATCATCCTCGCCGGCCGACGCTGGATCGTCCTGCAAGTCGACCGGGATCGGAAGGAGATCCTCGTCGAGCGGTCGCCCGGCGGCAAGGCGCCGTCCTTCTCGGGAGGGGGAGGGCAGGACATCCACCCCAGGGTCCGCGAGGAGATGAGGTCGCTCCTGTTCCGGGACGACGTCCCGTCGTATCTCGACCCGTCCGCCAGGGAGATGCTCGAGAGGGCCCGATCTTCGGCGAGGGAAGCCGGACTCGACCATCGCGCGTTCGTCGAGGACGGCCCGGACATCGTCTGGTTCACCTGGACCGGCTCGCGGATCCACCGCACCCTGATCGGCCTGGGGTGCCACATCCTGGGCCTTAAGATCGGGGAGGACGACGACGTCGCGATGACGTTCTCGAAGTCGACCGAGCATGACATCCGGGCAGCCTACGCGGGACTCATGCACGAGTCACCCGACGTCGAGCAGCTGGCGTCGAAGTATCCGGGGCGTGCCATCGAAAAGTATGAACCATTCCTCTCGGACGATCTCCAGTCGCTCGTCTTCGCGAGCCATTGCCTCGACATGGGAGGGGCCCTCCGCCTGATTGCATCGCTCGGCGAGCCGGAGGGATCGGGAAAGGGGATCGGCCAAATTGTCGGGAATCCGAGCAGGTTACGCGAGCTTCCCGCGCCGCCAGGATAGGACTGACTCAATCGCGTGATGTCAGTCCTGGTCGCGCGAAACGCTCCCTGCCTGCGGCTGACCATCGACTTCCTCGACGCCGTCGCCGAAGACGAGGCCAGGAGGATTGCGACAAGGAACAGGGAGGCGCTCGCCGCCTACCGCCCGGACATGCGGGTGACAAAACGGGTCAGGGCGTTGCACCCAAATGGCGTGCCGGCAGAGGTCGTCGCCTGCATGCTCGGCGCCTCACTGCCGCAGTGCCGCAACCTCTCCCAGGAGGCACGCGAGGCGGGGGTGGCCCACCGCAGAAACGCCGAGGAGGCCTACCGAGACAACGCCGGCTGGATGGCCGAGCTGCGGGCCCAGGGCCTCAGCCAGGCCGCCATCGCCAAACGCCTCAACGACGAGGGGCACACGACGCGTAGGGGCAAGGCGTGGGGGCAGGTCCAAGTCGGCAGGGTGCTCAGGAGGGCGCAGGACGCAACATGATATTGGATAATTTACAGCACATAAAGGCGCTTATGCGCCTTTCGCTCGGGCGGATCATCCTTCATGCCGCATAATCGACACGAGTCCAACCAAATAAACATAATTAAAATGCTCAGATTCATGATATCTGCTTGGTCGTAACTGGTCGGGATCCGACGGCGATTACATTGGGCATTGATCTCGGACTGTGGCGACGGATTCAGCTTCGCCAATGATCCCAGGCCCAACTTATGGCCTCCGGGTGGGGTTTCTTCTCCAGATGCTCGAGAGAGTGGTTGGGCACCCCGAGCCGAGCGGCATCCGGGCCCGTCTCGCGAAATTTGATGCAGAACGTCGTCGGCTCGATGGCGAAATGGCCCAGGTCGAAGGCCCGATGATGCGTTGCGCACAGCACGATCCCATTCCTCGGGTCGTCCGACCCGTTGGCTTTCTTGGGTCGAAGGTGTGCCGCGTCGAGCAGCTCGACGACATCGAAGCCGCAGACGACGCACTTCGGGCCGTAACGCTGGAGGACGCGGAACTT
It encodes:
- a CDS encoding DEAD/DEAH box helicase; amino-acid sequence: MSNQDVPSGKPAAFSRLHPKVQESLYRMRWTKLRQIQVEAIHEMLDGDGDLVISANTAAGKTEAAFLPILSRIVDDHLGGVRAVYAGPLKALINDQFLRLERLCELAEVPVHKWHGDVGKSARKRLLERPSGILLITPESIESLFINHPHRLATLFPRLEFFVIDEAHSFLGNERGAHLRSLMTRLGEKSGVPVRRIGLSATLGDTAAAMRWLRPNDPARVRLLVDKTRKAIRLKLSGYLRPLKENAGLSPAGPMDESLPVDDPLLADVFEAFRGKSALIFANRKDRIEYYADLAGRTAERRGLPNPFRVHHGSLSKGEREETEDALRAGKSVATFCSSTLEMGIDVGSVKSVGQIGPPWSVGSLSQRLGRSGRGDGESSEIRIYVEDDFPGPDASLLDRIFPDLLQSIAMTELMLAGWCEPPEVDRLHLSTLVQQIMSTIAESGGGRADSLHASLIASGAFPAVDGPTFVRVLRSMGKADLIEQTPEGLLILGIAGERIVRSRDFYMAFTVPEDYRVIDRGRHVGNISPIMDPRIDGYIILAGRRWIVLQVDRDRKEILVERSPGGKAPSFSGGGGQDIHPRVREEMRSLLFRDDVPSYLDPSAREMLERARSSAREAGLDHRAFVEDGPDIVWFTWTGSRIHRTLIGLGCHILGLKIGEDDDVAMTFSKSTEHDIRAAYAGLMHESPDVEQLASKYPGRAIEKYEPFLSDDLQSLVFASHCLDMGGALRLIASLGEPEGSGKGIGQIVGNPSRLRELPAPPG
- a CDS encoding recombinase family protein — translated: MSVLVARNAPCLRLTIDFLDAVAEDEARRIATRNREALAAYRPDMRVTKRVRALHPNGVPAEVVACMLGASLPQCRNLSQEAREAGVAHRRNAEEAYRDNAGWMAELRAQGLSQAAIAKRLNDEGHTTRRGKAWGQVQVGRVLRRAQDAT